One window of the Allosaccharopolyspora coralli genome contains the following:
- the nhaA gene encoding Na+/H+ antiporter NhaA codes for MAQDHRNQHGSGQGQLLPQSSQPEARTLAGILRTETVGGALLLAAAVVAVVWANSPFSEAYQTVSEFVPWPGGAAVGLDLDISHWAADGLLAIFFFVVGLELKREFVAGDLRDPRRALVPVVAAICGMAVPALVYVAININTGGDALRGWAIPTATDIAFALAVLAIISSHLPSGLRAFLLTLAVVDDLLAITVIALFYTDDFHPAMLGAALLPLAAFGLLVQFRKTWWWVLIPLGLATWLLVHESGVHATIAGVLLAFTVPVHSKDPSQPGLAEHFEHRWRPISAGVAVPMFALFAAGVSLGSEGLGGALTDPVAIGVAAGLVVGKVVGIFGSTFVMGKFTKAQLDENLAWWDVLGVSLLAGIGFTVSLLIGELAFGTGSPRDEHVKAAVLCGSLIAAVLASLVLTARNRAYRRFEEAEASRGESGTG; via the coding sequence ATGGCACAGGATCACCGGAACCAGCACGGCAGCGGCCAGGGGCAACTTCTCCCCCAGTCCTCACAGCCGGAAGCGCGGACACTCGCCGGCATTCTGCGTACCGAGACCGTCGGGGGCGCGTTGCTGCTGGCCGCCGCGGTGGTCGCGGTGGTGTGGGCAAACTCCCCGTTCAGCGAGGCGTATCAGACCGTCAGTGAGTTCGTCCCGTGGCCGGGCGGCGCCGCCGTGGGCCTCGACCTCGACATCTCGCACTGGGCCGCCGACGGGCTGCTCGCGATCTTCTTCTTCGTGGTCGGTCTCGAGCTCAAGCGCGAGTTCGTCGCGGGCGACCTACGCGATCCACGCCGCGCGCTGGTTCCTGTGGTCGCCGCGATTTGCGGCATGGCGGTTCCGGCGCTGGTGTACGTGGCGATCAACATCAACACCGGCGGTGACGCGCTGCGCGGGTGGGCGATTCCCACCGCGACCGACATCGCCTTCGCTCTCGCGGTCCTGGCGATCATCAGCTCGCACCTGCCGAGCGGGCTCCGCGCGTTCCTGCTGACCCTCGCCGTGGTCGACGACCTGCTGGCCATCACGGTGATCGCGCTGTTCTACACCGACGACTTCCACCCCGCGATGCTCGGCGCCGCCCTGCTTCCGCTCGCCGCGTTCGGGCTCCTCGTGCAGTTCCGCAAGACGTGGTGGTGGGTGTTGATCCCGCTGGGACTGGCGACGTGGTTGCTCGTGCACGAGTCCGGGGTGCACGCCACCATCGCCGGCGTGCTGCTGGCCTTCACCGTGCCGGTGCACAGCAAGGACCCGTCTCAGCCCGGGCTCGCCGAACACTTCGAGCACCGCTGGCGGCCGATCTCGGCCGGAGTCGCCGTCCCGATGTTCGCCCTGTTCGCGGCCGGTGTCTCCCTCGGCTCGGAAGGCCTGGGCGGCGCGCTGACCGACCCGGTGGCGATCGGCGTCGCGGCTGGCCTCGTCGTCGGCAAGGTCGTCGGCATCTTCGGGTCGACGTTCGTGATGGGCAAGTTCACCAAGGCCCAGCTCGACGAGAACCTCGCCTGGTGGGACGTGCTCGGGGTCTCACTGCTGGCCGGGATCGGGTTCACGGTCTCGCTGCTGATCGGCGAGCTCGCGTTCGGCACGGGCAGCCCGCGCGACGAGCACGTCAAGGCGGCGGTGCTGTGCGGGTCGCTGATCGCCGCCGTGCTGGCCTCCCTCGTGCTGACCGCCCGCAATCGGGCCTACCGGCGCTTCGAGGAAGCCGAGGCGAGTCGCGGCGAGAGCGGCACCGGATAA
- a CDS encoding M23 family metallopeptidase, whose amino-acid sequence MGKHRQEDRHTPMSAASENSPDHSTPEKSGPGQGKPLRNKVLAAVVATGAFVAIGQPLAANAGGGDDRPFEPVAAQQNLGQAVNGDRQQPVDAPEILKSKAAADAAAEQAKMQKAQAMQQERERAEAERAEQARVEQERQQQAEAERQQQAEAEAQQQQEAEAQQAAASSNQAGATNSSGYAKPAEGEFTSGYGQRSGSSHNGIDVANSIGTPIYSTTGGEVINAGSASGFGQWVRVQHDDGTITVYGHVDTIDVSEGQQVEAGEQIATMGNKGQSTGPHLHFEVIEGGSKINPVPWLEERGISY is encoded by the coding sequence ATGGGCAAGCACCGCCAGGAGGACCGGCATACCCCGATGTCGGCGGCCTCCGAGAACTCCCCCGACCACTCCACTCCCGAGAAGTCCGGCCCCGGTCAGGGCAAGCCGCTGCGCAACAAGGTTCTCGCGGCGGTCGTCGCCACGGGCGCCTTCGTCGCCATCGGGCAGCCGCTGGCCGCCAACGCCGGAGGTGGCGACGACCGCCCGTTCGAGCCGGTCGCCGCCCAGCAGAACCTGGGTCAGGCCGTGAACGGCGACCGTCAGCAGCCCGTGGACGCCCCCGAGATCCTCAAGTCCAAGGCTGCCGCCGACGCCGCTGCCGAGCAGGCCAAGATGCAGAAGGCACAGGCCATGCAGCAGGAGCGGGAGCGGGCCGAGGCCGAGCGGGCCGAGCAAGCCCGGGTTGAGCAGGAGCGTCAGCAGCAGGCCGAGGCGGAGCGTCAGCAGCAGGCGGAAGCCGAGGCACAGCAGCAGCAGGAGGCCGAGGCGCAGCAGGCCGCGGCGTCCTCCAACCAGGCGGGTGCCACCAACAGCAGCGGCTACGCCAAGCCTGCCGAGGGCGAGTTCACCTCCGGTTACGGTCAGCGCTCGGGCTCGAGCCACAACGGCATCGACGTCGCGAACTCGATCGGCACCCCGATCTACTCGACCACCGGCGGTGAGGTCATCAACGCCGGGTCGGCCAGTGGCTTCGGCCAGTGGGTCCGGGTCCAGCACGATGACGGCACGATCACCGTCTACGGCCACGTCGACACCATCGACGTGAGCGAGGGCCAGCAGGTCGAGGCCGGCGAGCAGATCGCCACGATGGGCAACAAGGGCCAGTCGACAGGGCCGCACCTGCACTTCGAGGTCATCGAGGGTGGCAGCAAGATCAACCCGGTGCCGTGGCTGGAGGAGCGGGGCATCAGCTACTGA